From a region of the Raphanus sativus cultivar WK10039 unplaced genomic scaffold, ASM80110v3 Scaffold1335, whole genome shotgun sequence genome:
- the LOC108852666 gene encoding protein fluG-like has translation MEFKELKEAINQVELVDAHAHNIVSLDSSFPFIRTFSEATGDALSFAHHSLSFKRNLREVAQLYGTEVSLEAIEKYRQTLGVRSLTTKCFNEARISALLIDDGLELDKKHDIKWHRNHVQFVGRVLRIETLAEQVLHEECPDNSSWTLDSFTKAYFFTLTVDTLVSEIVALKTIAAYRGGLDIDTHVSKEAAENGLFEVLQAGKPVRIGNKGLIDYIITRSLEVAEGCDLPLQIHTGFGDKDLDLRLSNPLHLRTLLEDKRFAKCRVVLLHASYPFSKEASYLSSVYPQVYLDFGLAVPKLSVHGMVSSVKELLDLAPTKKVMFSTDGYAFPETYYLGAKKAREVIFLVLRDACVSGDLSLMEAIDAAKDILSRNAIAFYKLDVDTSSSILQSRIAPKSQMEVPMHVQEDSSSFVRVIWVDTSGQQRCRVVQAQRFNRSVKKNGIGLTHASMGMTSFYDGPAEESKLTGVGEIRLVPDLSTKRTIPWTMQESMVLADMLLKPGEAWEYCPRETLRRVSKVLKDEFDLVMNAGFENEFYLLKNVVREGKEEYVPFDVCPYCSTSSYDAASPIFHEIIPALECLNIAVEQFHAESGKGQFEVSLGHTIAFHAADNLVYTREVIRSVARKHGLLATFVPKYDLCDIGSGSHVHISLWKNGENVFPASGKTSAHGMSSIGEEFMAGVLFHLPSLFAVLAPLPNSYDRIQPNTFSGAFQCWGKENREAAIRTASPPGAPDGLVTNFEIKACDGSTNPHLSLASVMAAGIDGLRRHLQLPDPIDTNPADVADTLKRLPETLSEAVEALEKNKVLQELLGQNLIAAITGVRKAEVQYYSKNPDACKQLIHRY, from the exons ATGGAGTTTAAGGAGTTAAAGGAAGCAATAAATCAAGTAGAACTCGTTGATGCTCACGCTCACAACATTGTCTCTCTCGACTCTTCTTTTCCCTTCATCCGAACTTTCTCAGAGGCCACCGGAGACGCCTTATCCTTTGCTCACCATTCTCTCTCCTTCAAG AGGAATCTGAGGGAAGTTGCTCAACTCTATGGCACTGAAGTATCTCTAGAAGCGATTGAGAAATATCGTCAAACTTTGGGAGTGCGCTCTCTCACTACCAAATGTTTCAATGAAGCAAGAATCTCTGCTCTGCTCATTGATGATGGATTGGAGCTGGACAAGAAGCATGACATTAAATGGCACAGAAACCATGTTCAATTTGTTGGTCGAGTTCTGCGTATTGAAACTCTAGCCGAGCAAGTTCTTCACGAGGAGTGTCCTGATAACTCTTCTTGGACTTTGGATTCTTTCACTAAAGC gtatttttttaccTTGACTGTGGACACGCTTGTTTCAGAGATTGTTGCTTTAAAAACAATTGCTGCTTACCGTGGCGGTTTGGATATTGATACTCATGTGAGCAAAGAAGCTGCTGAGAATGGCCTTTTTGAAGTCTTACAAG CTGGAAAGCCTGTCCGTATTGGAAACAAAGGCTTGATTGATTACATTATTACTCGTAGTTTGGAGGTAGCTGAAGGTTGTGACTTGCCCTTGCAAATTCACACAGG TTTTGGTGACAAGGATTTGGATTTGAGGTTATCAAATCCTCTTCACCTTAGAACCCTTCTTGAGGACAAAAGATTTGCAAAGTGTCGTGTAGTTCTTCTTCATGCATCTTATCCATTCTCAAAGGAAGCTTCATATCTGTCTTCAGTTTATCCTCAG GTATACCTTGATTTCGGTTTGGCGGTTCCAAAGCTTAGTGTTCATGGTATGGTATCTTCTGTTAAGGAACTTCTTGACTTGGCTCCAACAAAGAAG GTGATGTTCAGTACTGATGGCTATGCATTTCCTGAGACCTACTATTTGG gtgcaaagaaagcacgCGAGGTCATCTTCTTAGTTCTACGTGATGCTTGTGTCAGTGGTGATCTCTCACTCATGGAAGCTATTGATGCAGCTAAAGACATTTTATCACGCAATGCAATTGCGTTTTATAAGCTAGATGTAGACACAAGTTCTTCTATTCTACAAAGTAGAATAGCTCCTAAGTCACAGATGGAGGTGCCCATGCATGTTCAAGAAGATAGTAGTTCTTTTGTACGTGTTATCTGGGTTGATACTTCTGGACAGCAAAGATGCCGT GTTGTTCAAGCGCAGCGTTTTAACAGAAGTGTGAAGAAGAATGGTATTGGTCTGACTCATGCATCAATGGGGATGACTTCATTTTACGATGGACCCGCAGAAGAGTCTAAATTAACTGGTGTGGGTGAGATCAGACTGGTTCCAGATCTATCAACCAAACGGACAATACCATG GACAATGCAAGAGAGCATGGTTTTAGCTGACATGCTCCTTAAGCCGGGTGAAGCATGGGAATATTGTCCAAGAGAAACCTTAAGAAGAGTCTCAAAAGTTCTTAAAGATGAATTTGACTTG GTAATGAACGCTGGTTTTGAGAATGAGTTTTATCTCCTCAAGAATGTTGTGAG GGAAGGGAAAGAAGAGTATGTGCCTTTTGACGTTTGTCCTTACTGTTCTACATCCTCTTACGATGCCGCATCTCCGATTTTCCATGAAATTATACCTGCTCTTGAGTGCTTGAACATCGCAGTTGAACAG tTTCATGCTGAATCCGGGAAAGGTCAGTTTGAAGTATCTTTAGGTCACACCATTGCATTCCATGCTGCCGACAATTTAGTTTACACACGTGAAGTTATAAGATCGGTCGCAAGGAAACATGGGTTGCTTGCGACCTTTGTTCCAAA GTATGATTTATGTGATATTGGTTCTGGATCACATGTTCATATAAGTCTTTGGAAAAACGGTGAAAATGTCTTCCCGGCCTCGGGTAAAACATCTGCTCATGGAATGTCTTCCATTGGAGAAGAGTTCATGGCTGGAGTTTTGTTTCACCTTCCTTCACTATTTGCAGTTCTAGCTCCACTTCCAAACAG CTATGACCGAATCCAACCTAATACATTCAGTGGAGCATTCCAATGCTGGGGGAAGGAGAACCGTGAGGCGGCTATAAGAACGGCTTCTCCACCAGGAGCTCCTGATGGTTTAGTTACTAACTTTGAGATAAAAGCATGTGATGGATCTACAAATCCTCACCTTAGTTTGGCCAGTGTAATGGCTGCCGGAATTGATGGTCTCCGGAGACACCTTCAACTTCCTGATCCTATAG ATACAAATCCGGCTGATGTGGCTG